The Dehalogenimonas lykanthroporepellens BL-DC-9 genome includes a window with the following:
- a CDS encoding NADH ubiquinone oxidoreductase 20 kDa subunit (PFAM: NADH ubiquinone oxidoreductase 20 kDa subunit~KEGG: hut:Huta_2604 NADH ubiquinone oxidoreductase 20 kDa subunit), with translation MKPRVAFFDFTGCEGCQLDALNLEPDELLGLLGAVDIVNFREVRTDRSDEYDIAFIEGSITRESEIARLKEIRERAAVLVALGACACTGGINCMKNAYETEELLKGVYGDCAAYYDTIPTRPADAVVKVDAYIRGCPPTTTEFVKVVKSLLLGKKADLPNYPVCTECRRAGNICVFQRGGTCIGPVTRAGCDALCVSAGRFCWGCRGLVDDPNLDSEKDILARYGLTIDQILEHFRIYNSCTEATQCQK, from the coding sequence ATGAAACCCAGAGTAGCCTTTTTCGATTTTACCGGTTGCGAGGGGTGCCAGCTGGACGCTCTGAATCTGGAACCGGATGAACTGCTGGGACTTCTCGGCGCGGTCGATATCGTCAACTTTCGCGAAGTCCGCACCGACCGTTCCGACGAATACGATATCGCCTTTATCGAAGGCAGTATCACTCGCGAATCGGAAATTGCCCGGCTGAAAGAAATCCGGGAGCGTGCCGCGGTTCTGGTAGCCCTGGGCGCCTGTGCCTGCACCGGCGGTATCAACTGTATGAAAAACGCCTACGAGACCGAGGAACTGCTCAAAGGCGTCTACGGTGATTGCGCCGCTTATTACGATACCATTCCGACGCGTCCGGCCGACGCGGTCGTCAAGGTAGATGCCTATATCAGGGGCTGTCCGCCGACCACCACCGAATTCGTCAAGGTAGTCAAGTCCCTGTTGCTGGGCAAAAAAGCCGACCTGCCGAATTACCCGGTATGCACCGAATGCCGCCGGGCCGGCAATATCTGCGTCTTCCAGCGAGGCGGCACCTGTATCGGCCCGGTCACCCGGGCCGGTTGTGACGCATTGTGCGTCAGCGCCGGTCGTTTCTGCTGGGGATGTCGCGGCCTGGTCGATGACCCCAACCTGGATTCCGAGAAGGACATCCTGGCCCGTTACGGTCTGACCATAGACCAGATACTGGAACATTTCCGAATATACAACTCCTGCACGGAGGCTACTCAATGTCAGAAATAA
- a CDS encoding nickel-dependent hydrogenase large subunit (PFAM: nickel-dependent hydrogenase large subunit~KEGG: alv:Alvin_0807 nickel-dependent hydrogenase large subunit), with product MSEIKIKVNQLTRVEGHGNIHLEATDGKLDRVLWEVTESPRFFEWMLKNRHYDDVSTISSRICGICSIAHTTASLQATEAAFNIKLSEQSWLLRKLLYDAELLESHVLHVLFLVAPDFLKADSVIPLVATHGDVVVMAVRMKKLAYNLAEILAGRKTHPITPVVGGWAKLPDIEALKAIRERLDKAVDDAETMVAVVKSLAPGIPAFDRPTEYIALKDNREYAFITGKIASTDGGTVNLNDYAKVTNEFCVPQSSSKYARHKRDSYMVGALSRFNLNADQLLPKAKKAARELGLKAPVTNPFMISVAQTVETMHALEDAINIIDKLLARGIHEEEVKVKPRAGRGVGIVEAPRGMLIHDYTYDDSGHIVSANCIIPTGQNHLSIQKDFDTLAPTILDKPEEEIRHTLEMLVRSYDPCISCSVH from the coding sequence ATGTCAGAAATAAAGATCAAGGTCAATCAGTTAACCCGGGTCGAAGGACATGGCAACATCCACCTGGAGGCCACCGACGGCAAACTGGACCGGGTGCTGTGGGAAGTAACCGAGTCCCCCCGATTCTTTGAATGGATGTTGAAGAACCGCCATTACGACGATGTTTCCACCATCTCTTCCCGTATCTGCGGCATCTGCTCCATCGCTCATACCACCGCCTCACTGCAGGCGACCGAAGCCGCCTTCAACATCAAACTGTCGGAACAATCATGGCTGTTACGCAAGCTGTTGTACGACGCCGAACTGCTGGAAAGCCACGTTCTCCACGTTCTGTTTCTGGTCGCGCCCGATTTCCTGAAAGCCGATTCGGTCATCCCGCTGGTGGCCACTCACGGTGACGTGGTGGTCATGGCCGTAAGAATGAAGAAACTGGCCTACAACCTGGCCGAAATCCTGGCCGGACGCAAGACCCATCCCATCACGCCGGTAGTCGGCGGGTGGGCGAAACTGCCCGACATCGAAGCCCTGAAAGCCATCCGGGAAAGACTGGACAAAGCGGTCGATGATGCCGAAACCATGGTGGCCGTAGTCAAATCGCTGGCGCCAGGCATCCCGGCCTTCGATCGTCCCACCGAATATATCGCCCTCAAGGATAACCGGGAATACGCCTTTATCACCGGAAAAATTGCTTCCACCGACGGCGGTACGGTCAACCTGAACGATTACGCCAAGGTCACCAACGAGTTCTGCGTTCCCCAGTCCTCTTCCAAATATGCCCGGCACAAGCGCGATTCCTATATGGTCGGCGCACTGTCCCGTTTCAACCTCAATGCCGACCAGCTTCTGCCGAAAGCCAAGAAAGCGGCCCGGGAACTGGGGCTGAAAGCCCCGGTCACCAATCCATTCATGATATCGGTGGCCCAGACCGTGGAAACAATGCACGCCCTGGAAGACGCCATCAATATCATCGACAAACTGCTGGCCAGGGGCATCCATGAGGAAGAGGTCAAGGTCAAGCCCCGCGCCGGGCGCGGCGTCGGCATCGTCGAAGCGCCCCGCGGCATGCTCATTCATGATTACACCTATGACGACAGCGGCCACATTGTCTCCGCCAACTGCATCATACCCACCGGCCAGAATCACCTGTCCATCCAGAAGGATTTCGACACTCTGGCTCCGACCATACTGGATAAACCGGAAGAAGAAATCCGGCACACGCTGGAGATGCTGGTCAGATCATACGACCCCTGTATCTCCTGTTCGGTTCACTGA